One part of the Anopheles coustani chromosome 2, idAnoCousDA_361_x.2, whole genome shotgun sequence genome encodes these proteins:
- the LOC131262126 gene encoding uncharacterized protein LOC131262126 isoform X1, with protein sequence MSGTKCRLCLCSVDKQTGLFCSVKDETFSGMLKTVFSFPVASVHTVANKTYNMPALVCLLCATSIRNFFDFSQKVAAVQKKLEKETLNNDDSMSISELLQLIKTEPVLEEDVIERNDNESLDMSVDIEPISRPTNQKQSCDLPYLRSGQSGQNQDWTVDRTDKFINCVDKNEVVKSIVDVERRVNYVATRLEQVLRKSLDPRHRIEQYESFDFKMVTNKEECEAFNEQLSEKAYMDKIINMIQGKVKSNDGRKRMYIAFDLFFSRAFVAECNWTGRNSLNKNLPGKIAFISFQHFVKLFQLIGTTNRTFMTEDEVIKFFKLKLHNAKQRMNLKGLRKAYYCKPHKKNKINKADNTSD encoded by the exons atGAGCGGGACGAAGTGTAGGCTATGTCTCTGTTCCGTGGATAAGCAAACAGGCCTTTTTTGCTCAGTAAAAGATGAAACCTTCAGCGGCATGCTGAAGACggtgttttccttccct GTAGCATCGGTGCATACGGTTGCGAACAAAACCTACAACATGCCCGCTTTGGTGTGTCTCCTGTGTGCGACAAGCATTCGCAACTTTTTTGATTTCAGTCAAAAGGTTGCAGCTGTTCAGAAGAAACTGGAAAAGGAAACCTTAAACAACGATGATAGTATGTCGATTTCTGAGCTTCTTCAACTCATTAAGACGGAGCCTGTGTTGGAGGAAGATGTTATCGAACGGAACGATAATGAATCGCTCGACATGTCTGTGGACATCGAACCCATTTCGAGGCCAACAAACCAAAAGCAAAGTTGCGACCTACCATATTTACGCAGTGGTCAATCAGGTCAGAACCAAGATTGGACTGTTGACCGCACAGATAAATTCATTAATTGCGTTGATAAAAACGAGGTGGTGAAAAGCATTGTTGATGTAGAAAGGCGTGTGAACTATGTTGCAACACGACTGGAACAAGTTCTTCGGAAAAGCTTAGACCCCAGGCATCGAATTGAGCAGTAcgaatctttcgattttaAGATGGTTACTAATAAGGAAGAGTGTGAGGCATTTAATGAACAATTATCGGAGAAGGCATACATGGACAAGATCATAAATATGATTCAAGGCAAAGTCAAATCAAATGATGGCCGAAAGCGAATGTATATAgctttcgatttatttttttcgagggcATTCGTTGCTGAGTGCAATTGGACAGGAAGAAATTCTCTAAACAAAAACTTACCAGGCAAGATTGCCTTCATAAGTTTTCAACATTTTGTGAAGCTTTTCCAATTGATTGGTACTACAAACCGAACATTTATGACCGAGGATGAAGTGATCAAGTTCTTCAAGCTTAAGTTACAtaatgcaaaacaaagaatGAATTTAAAAGGGCTTCGTAAGGCGTACTATTGTAAACctcataagaaaaataaaataaataaagcggATAATACATCAGATTAA
- the LOC131262126 gene encoding uncharacterized protein LOC131262126 isoform X2 — protein sequence MSGTKCRLCLCSVDKQTGLFCSVKDETFSGMLKTVFSFPVTSVHTVANKTYNMPALVCLLCATSIRNFFDFSQKVAAVQKKLEKETLNNDDSMSISELLQLIKTEPVLEEDVIERNDNESLDMSVDIEPISRPTNQKQSCDLPYLRSGQSGQNQDWTVDRTDKFINCVDKNEVVKSIVDVERRVNYVATRLEQVLRKSLDPRHRIEQYESFDFKMVTNKEECEAFNEQLSEKAYMDKIINMIQGKVKSNDGRKRMYIAFDLFFSRAFVAECNWTGRNSLNKNLPGKIAFISFQHFVKLFQLIGTTNRTFMTEDEVIKFFKLKLHNAKQRMNLKGLRKAYYCKPHKKNKINKADNTSD from the exons atGAGCGGGACGAAGTGTAGGCTATGTCTCTGTTCCGTGGATAAGCAAACAGGCCTTTTTTGCTCAGTAAAAGATGAAACCTTCAGCGGCATGCTGAAGACggtgttttccttccctgtAA CATCGGTGCATACGGTTGCGAACAAAACCTACAACATGCCCGCTTTGGTGTGTCTCCTGTGTGCGACAAGCATTCGCAACTTTTTTGATTTCAGTCAAAAGGTTGCAGCTGTTCAGAAGAAACTGGAAAAGGAAACCTTAAACAACGATGATAGTATGTCGATTTCTGAGCTTCTTCAACTCATTAAGACGGAGCCTGTGTTGGAGGAAGATGTTATCGAACGGAACGATAATGAATCGCTCGACATGTCTGTGGACATCGAACCCATTTCGAGGCCAACAAACCAAAAGCAAAGTTGCGACCTACCATATTTACGCAGTGGTCAATCAGGTCAGAACCAAGATTGGACTGTTGACCGCACAGATAAATTCATTAATTGCGTTGATAAAAACGAGGTGGTGAAAAGCATTGTTGATGTAGAAAGGCGTGTGAACTATGTTGCAACACGACTGGAACAAGTTCTTCGGAAAAGCTTAGACCCCAGGCATCGAATTGAGCAGTAcgaatctttcgattttaAGATGGTTACTAATAAGGAAGAGTGTGAGGCATTTAATGAACAATTATCGGAGAAGGCATACATGGACAAGATCATAAATATGATTCAAGGCAAAGTCAAATCAAATGATGGCCGAAAGCGAATGTATATAgctttcgatttatttttttcgagggcATTCGTTGCTGAGTGCAATTGGACAGGAAGAAATTCTCTAAACAAAAACTTACCAGGCAAGATTGCCTTCATAAGTTTTCAACATTTTGTGAAGCTTTTCCAATTGATTGGTACTACAAACCGAACATTTATGACCGAGGATGAAGTGATCAAGTTCTTCAAGCTTAAGTTACAtaatgcaaaacaaagaatGAATTTAAAAGGGCTTCGTAAGGCGTACTATTGTAAACctcataagaaaaataaaataaataaagcggATAATACATCAGATTAA
- the LOC131262130 gene encoding uncharacterized protein LOC131262130, which produces MWDAKCRLCLCLVDKQTGFSCSLKDNAFRTMIKTVFPFLVLESHTVDNKAYDLPVLVCYICATTVHKFYRFSRLVETNQNTLQTKCSGKNVRSSFEELVHYIKADPGVETEASDDNNPESSMMYSDTDRRGNENELNRLAMETLENGSVTPLSLHNHITDHAYMRKPQSDEPPSCVDKEEVVKSIAKMEKRVGLVTAKLNKLLGNMHRTKMKRNQSRNVTLEFSPITQEEELISLNNRLAENDFFEQFLDWLDANIGSIESENRMHETIDLLFSKTFMPKCSWTGAGQEGPKVALGSYENVMKVFELIGCTQIHRIDDHYVRRFLTRKLKNAKLRVNLKSSSRTRCRLRYRPE; this is translated from the exons ATGTGGGACGCGAAGTGTCGCTTGTGCCTGTGTTTAGTAGATAAACAGACGGGATTTTCCTGTTCACTAAAAGATAATGCTTTCCGCACCATGATAAAAACCGTATTTCCTTTTCTG GTTTTGGAATCTCATACGGTCGACAACAAAGCCTACGATTTGCCCGTCTTGGTATGCTACATATGTGCTACCACTGTTCACAAATTCTATAGATTCAGTAGATTGGTAGAAACTAATCAAAATACGCTGCAGACAAAATGCTCTGGCAAGAATGTTCGTTCGTCCTTCGAAGAGCTTGTACATTACATCAAAGCAGATCCAGGAGTTGAAACAGAAGCATCGGATGATAATAATCCAGAATCTTCAATGATGTATTCGGATACTGATAGAAgaggaaacgaaaacgaactGAACCGACTTGCGAtggaaacgttggaaaatGGCTCTGTCACTCCGCTAAGTCTGCATAACCATATTACAGATCATGCCTATATGCGAAAACCCCAGTCAGACGAACCGCCTTCTTGTGTTGACAAAGAAGAGGTTGTTAAAAGCATCgctaaaatggaaaaacgtgTAGGTTTGGTCACGGCAAAACTCAATAAGCTGCTGGGAAACATGCATAGAACCAAAATGAAGAGAAACCAATCCCGCAATGTTACCCTCGAGTTCAGTCCTATCACGCAAGAGGAGGAACTAATAAGTTTAAACAATCGGTTGGCTGAAAACGATTTCTTCGAACAATTTCTGGATTGGTTGGATGCTAACATCGGTTCTATTGAAAGCGAAAATCGAATGCACGAAACAATAGATTTACTATTTTCTAAGACCTTTATGCCCAAATGTAGTTGGACGGGGGCAGGACAGGAAGGGCCGAAAGTGGCACTGGGAAGTTACGAAAATGTGATGAAAGTTTTTGAACTGATCGGGTGCACGCAGATTCACAGGATTGATGATCATTACGTTAGGCGATTTTTAacgagaaaattgaaaaacgccAAGCTAAGAGTTAATTTGAAAAGTAGTTCGCGTACGAGGTGTCGCCTTAGATACCGACCTGAGTAA